Below is a window of Conger conger chromosome 16, fConCon1.1, whole genome shotgun sequence DNA.
gactactgcaattccctcttggctggcttcCCAGCGTCCGGCATCAGACCCcgccaacttatccagaatgcagcagctcgtctggtcttcaaccttgccaaatactcacacgtcacccccctgcttacttccctccactggctgcctgtcatggctcgcatcaaattcaaaacattggtgctagccttccaagcagttaaggggtcttccccagcttacctacaaaaaatcatcagaccctacacccctgccagacctcttcgttcagcctccacaggccgcttggcacctccccctctccgaacctccacctcacgctcacgactactgtctgttctggctccacggtggtggaatgaactccccgttgaggtcagaactgtacaatctctccccaccttcaagcgcaaactgaagacgcacctcttcaagcagcacctctccccatccctccctacctccctgtgatccttaattgttgtctttgtgatttacgtagtgtttcggtatttttagttggctaggtaagcagtatttggatagttaagtttggtcactcttgctttgtttgtttatttgttgtttaaaaaaaaataaaaaaaataggccctggtccttatctttgttgtacgggtagcaattgtacttccctctagggtctttcagcgcacttagccctggttatgggtatgcactttgttgtacgtcgctctggataagagcgtctgccaaatgccaataatgtaatgtaatgtaatgtacatgatgtcattttatttttgtaggtaGTATAGGCTGCAATAATAGGCTATATTTCAGGTGTTGTCTTAATTGCATTAAAGTTTAatttacattatatacaatTGTAATTGTAGCCTATGTAATTTAACTTTAACATCAATGTCGCATAGCTTACAATTTCTTAAGAAACCTGAAATGAAGCTTTGGAAGATGTTTATTAATGCTATCCAAAAAACCTGCTGATGTATTATTTTGGCTACTAAGCAGATGGATTTTTTGCACTAGGCTATCATCCATACTGCATAGCATAATTACAGATCAATGTATTGACCAGCTGCCCACATAGGAAGTGTAGCCGGACCGGATCTGTGCCCGTACCAACTTACTTTGGGCCAGATCCAATCACTTACTGTCTGGGTGCAatccaaaaagtaaaaatatttgtgtaaatTACACTTTGGTGGCAGTTTAcacattatccatccatccattatctgaacccgcttatcctgaacagggtcgcaggggggctggagcctatcccagcatacattgggcgaaaggcaggaatacaccctggacaggtcgccagtccatcgcagggcacacacaccattcactcacacactcatacctacgggcaatttagactctccaatcagcctaacctgcatgtctttggactgtgggaggaaaccggagtacccggaggaaacccacgcagacacatgcaaactccgcacagagaggccccggccgacggggattcgaacccaggacctccttgctgtgaggcgagtTTACACATTATACTAAATTAATAGTAAAAGGGGAATGAACAAATCTTTTGAACGAACGTAGCCAAATGATCCAGCTCTCCGAAATGAACGAACGTTCCCATTACtaattgtctctattggtcagtttgcattcCAGCCGTGTCAATATCCATGATATGCACAGGGCTAAATCGAATCTTTCCATATTACATATATTAAATTCCACATTAcaaatgtgaatgtgttttaccCCATCTTGTGCATTTTCCTCCACATTGCATTTTCTATTGCCAAAATACTATTCTTAAAGCAAATATGCAGCACCTCAGTAAAACCAGCAGGCAAttaacttcattcattcattcattcattcattcattatcctaacccgcttatcctgaacagcatcacaagggggctggagcctatcccagaatacattgggcgaaaggcaggaatacaccctggacaggtcgccagtccatcgcagggcacacacaccattcactcacacactcatacctacaggcaatttagactctccaatcagcctaacctgcatgtctttagactgtgggaggaaaccggagtacccagagggggcccacacaaacacggggagaacatgcaaactccacacagagaggccccagctgacggggattcaaacccaggacctccttgctctgaggcagcagtgctacccactgcaccatccgtgccgcctggcaATTAACTTGCCTCTCATAAAAACTTTACATTGATGTATTTATGAATTCATCTCTAAGTCGGATTTCAGAAATAACTACTCACTCATCGTTTTCTGCATAAGCCACAATTTAAGATACAATTTGATCGTAACATTGTTATgaaaatgaggccccaggtgtcAAAACAGTTGCAGTTGTTACAGCCTAACTGGATTCTTCATGCAAGGTGTAAAATGGCCTCTGTAGGACCTCCTCACTCGTTTCGAAGCTCGATAACCCAGTGCACAGAGAGCCATGGATCTTCTCCCATTCATCCAGCTCGGTCTTCAACAGACTGGCCCTCCTGCGGATCACCTTTGACACATCGCTCTTGTCCCCATTGGCCAGGGTCTTTATTTCTTTGTAGATGAAATAGAGGTCCATGCCCATGCAGAAGACATTGCTGCCGATGATCAACACAAGGTCACATGTGCTTCGTGCGGGGGGAGTGCCCTTAGCCAACTGCCTGATATCGGtgagattggctgccatgttggTGATGTTTCGGGCAGCTTTGACCTCCTGAGTCACTACCTTGACTGTACTCGAGGCCACCTCTTCGGCTCCGAGGGTGGAAGCATCCGCGATGATATCTATAACTTTAATCAGGGAATACGTAATTTTGGCGGCCTTCAGAACAGTAGCTATAACATTCAGCACATCTGGCACCGTGCTGCGTATAATGGGACTGGCTGCTTTCTCCAGACACTCCAGCATAATCTTCACATCTTTAGAGTAGttttcaaagattttttttatctttttgccATGGCAAAAGTTGAAACCGATTTCGATGCAACATATCAATATGCCGATTATGGCACCGGCGATCCCCAGGCATGAGCCGACATTCAGCAATAACACAATGGACACAACAGACACAACGGACAAAATGCCTCCCACAAAGCCCAGAACACTGCACAAAATGCGGAAGATGCTGGCCCCCATCTTCATCCTGTCCAGCTGCACTGCTTCTTTCTCCAGAGCCTCCAGGAACTGCTGCATCTTGGAGAAGCTCTGGCTGAACTGGTCGATGAACTGCTGTGCTGATCCCCTGGACAGGTAGGTCATTCTGAAGTGCTGGTCTAATCTGAGGGGGAGAGGTTTCACTATGAGCCAGGGCTCCAAAACGGTTTACTTTACACAACAGATCCCTGGGTAATTTCTCCCGCACTCCCTTCTTGTGAGCAAGAGGGcttccatttgtattacatttattagcATCATATAATAAAAATCACAAGTTCACAATCTTTTCTTACATAgaatgcagtctgtaagtacttggacagtgacaaagacgaccatcaagagaagactttgTCAACATAATGTCAGAGggctcaccacaagatgcaacccctggcaagcctcaGAAATAGACATTAATAAAAAAGCCTGTGGAGACCAATAAgactggggagaaaaaaaggaacagctcaTGATCTATaccataccacctcatctgtcaaacatggtggaggtgttatggcttgggcactGGAACTGCTGTGGCAGTCATACATGCCCAGcagtggtgatgtcactgctgatagcagcagcaagACAAATACTGACATATACAGAGACATCTTGTCTGCgcagatccaagcaaatgcattgGACATCGCTTCATCAtgtagcaggacaatgatccaaaacatatagCCAAAGCAACCAAGGCAAAGTCAATCACCTAATctcaacccaattgagcatgcatttcacttgctgaagaccagactgaagccccaagaacaagcaggagctgaagagggctgcagtacaggcctgtcGGAGCATCACCAGGGTAGATAGCATCAGGTGATGTCTATGGCTCATAggcttcaggcagtcattgattacaaagaatttgaaacaaaatattCCATATGAACACCAGTGTTGATACCCAGTGGTCCTTCCCTTGTTACAGTAACATCTGGCACTCCATCAAAGACTCAAACCTCacaatatagaaaatatttttccaaaacaaacttgaaaaaaatggacaaaacgcagtatgttttattttgtaaattgaGCATGCACTTTGGGCAGCCtctaacctagtggctaaggtactgggacccggaaggttgatggttcaagccccggtgtagccacaataagatccacgcagctgttgggctgttGAGCGCATTAATTAGTCTGATCAACCGCTTGTAAtaactctcttctttcttttcccagAACAACTttctagacccccatcagtccggcttcagacctggacACTTGACTGAGaccactcctctccgtcagtgaatcactccatgccgtgcaagcagcctccctctcctctgtcctcattcttctagatctctctgctgcctttgagaCTGTGGatctctccatccccctgtcctccctgtcagcaacagggatctgtggcaccaCCCTGAACAGAaactctctggtcgctccttccagtttgtctgggctggtacagtatcgacacctcggccccttgccacaggagttccccagggcccggtcctaggcccgcttcttttctccttttacactagatcccttggccctgttattactgctcatggtctgtcctaccactgctacgctgaTGATACTCAACTCTtcttctcattcccaccatctgacacacaggtttcagcccacatctctgcttgcctgagtgacatccagagctggaaggacaaccaccatctaaagcccAGTTTAAGACTGATATtatcttcattcctgctctaacctttccccatctggatctctccatttccataAGGGACACCTCAGTGACGCCATCACCCTgagcaaggaaccttggcgtggtgatggacagcagactgtccctcttttgacccgcctggactactgcaactctctcttggctggccttcaAGCATCTGCCATCATTCGTGCTAgatttccaagcagttaaggggtcagccccaacTTACCTGCAAAATATCATCAGACCCTAAGCGCCTGCCAGACCTTTGATTGGGCACTACAGGACGCCAAGTGCCTCCCCCTCTCGAaacttccacctcccactcacgactactgtctcttctggctccacagtggtggaatgaactccgagtggaggtcagaacagcagaatcttttaccaccttcaagcgcagactgaagacgctcCTCTtaaagctgcacctctcccctgcccctccctagctccctgtaaaccttaaatgctgttgttttctttacTTGTGTAAGTATGATACCTTTGCtaattttgtttggctaggtaagctgtttattgttcatatatttGCGTGGTGCggtgtatacattttttatttattatttagttattatttatataatccattaatcaaataggccctagaccttatctttgttgtactgtaagcagttgaaattgtacttccctctagggtctttcagcgcacttatccctgtttatgggtatgcactttccactttgttgtatgtcgctctggataagaacgtctgccaaatgccattaatgtaatgtaactgtaagtcgctttggataaaagcatcagctaaattacacattactattattattattattattattattattatattattactcTATTTAGAGAAacattctgttaaattaaaggtGAAAACTCATGTGCTTTCTTAAATTTTTCTGTGCTGTTCAACAAATTTGCTGTGACTGTTCCACGTCTTCAGCCAGTATttttgtgaaaaacacacagcctgactTCTAATTAATCATGAGGCTATGGATCTGTGCCAGGGTGCTTGGAGTTAATAGACTTTGCCATTAcgaaaagtataaatgcaaacagTTACACTTGAACTCACTACATCAGGAACAAGCTGTTATCAAAGCAAACAAATCACCTGTGATAACtgcacctgtatcacacacaatgaatttactgtaaaatgtctctGTCGACATTAAACCTCAGTATGGATCAGGATGTACTTACCTGATGCGCCTCAGTTCAGTCAAATGGTCAAACATGTTCTGAATGGCTTCGTTGGTCAAAATGGGGCATGGGTCATTCTCAGAGGCATTCTCTGCCCTTGGAAGAATGAGAAAAATCCGACAATGAATTtaatggagtgagtgagtgagtataatGGATTAAAAAGATAATGTTTGATTTGAGAAGtattatgtacactcagtgagcactttattaggtatttattagacttatttttttagacttctactgctgtagcctatccatttagagttatgatgcattgcatgttcagagatgctcttctgcataccactgttgtattgtgtggtcattttgtgctactgtcaccttcctgtcagctttgaccagtctggacattctcctctgacgtctctcattaacaaggcgtttctgtctgcagaactgctgctcattagattttctttcattctttgaactctagagactagtgtacatgaaaatcccaggtctGTATACATTAAGAGatgcaaaaaatatacataatcaCACAAGCAGAAACACTGAGGAAAGGCTTCAACTAGTGAATTTATTGGGGGAAATATTTCTGCTTACCTATAATTAATTCCATGAAATGGTATACTTCctgaactggaaaaaaagacaaaatatcaGCTGTGAAACCAGCTATTCTGCACTCTACAAATGCCAAAGGGCCATGCCATGTCAGCTCCATGAGgtttaaataatcaaatatataacattttaatgacGTTGTGAAGTGGCTAGGTAAAAGTGGAAGGTATCTGCTGGGGAATCAAGGAGTATGTTGATAtgattgaaacattaaaaataccttTCCTGGAGCATCTCATACAACTTCTGGGAAACCCTCAAGTATTTGTCCAGCTGGAAAGCCAGCAGGTCCATGTTCACCAGGCTGGTCTGAAAGAATTCGCTGTTGTCTCTCTGGAAATGGATCAAAAGCGGACAGGCTCGCCTGGCGGCGGCGATGACTGAACGAACGGCATCAGCGCTCACCCCCTCAGGGAGCTGGCACACCGGATTCTCCTCCTCGAAGACGGAGAGCGACGTGACcgccagcatctccacagcctccAGGAACGGGGTCAGCTTCTTAAGCCCCTTCAAGGTGTCTTCGAGCAGGCatcccagctcctcctccagctcctgggtCCTTCCCTCTGCAGTTACCTCAGTCACCTTGCTGCACATATACTCCCCGAAGGCCTTCATCTTGTCCTCTGAATTTAGGCAgtggttagctgtggggttgaTCTTCTTCGCTCTGTCCATGATGACGTCTTGCATCCTCTTCAGCTCAGACTTTCTATGTAGGAGCCACATTGAGTGTATGATGCAGAACTCCTGCACCGTGTGAATATAGCTCATGGTGTCTGAAATGTAGCCAGCGGCCAGCTGATCCAGTTCCTCCCTGCAAGGCAATAAGAACTTACATTGTTGATTCGCATCAACACTCTTTCAGTCATATTGGCCAGTTCCCCTACCTCCAGCCACTGTGTCGGAGAGCACTACTTCAACTTAATTATTTGGTGTAATGATTCAATTTGTGTCATTGTATTCATCTGTACTTTAGTGCAGACACGTGAAGCTGCCTGAGAATTccagtattttattatttccaaTGAAGTTTCCTTTTTAGAAGCATATTTACAGTCATATTTATCCCAGATCTGGTACATGCCTGTTTCATTGtcaaacacagagcacaaaaGGAAGACACTGTATGAGTTAATGGGGAATATTGGACACCTTTACTTATCTCACCATGTATGGTCCATGATTATTGTCTGGAGCTCTTGTCCAGCGCTGTCCGAATTCGAACTTCAGCAAAGTTGAGCAGCCTCCTCTGACTGGAATCTTGTTCTGCCACAGTGAAGTGcaagttcaagtttattatCACTGACAAGAAAAAgagcatgaaaatgaaacctaGGTGCGACAAAACATTATCCGTTAACTGAAATAACATGAAACTATAgttgcaaaaacacaaa
It encodes the following:
- the LOC133115200 gene encoding uncharacterized protein LOC133115200 gives rise to the protein MDHTWEELDQLAAGYISDTMSYIHTVQEFCIIHSMWLLHRKSELKRMQDVIMDRAKKINPTANHCLNSEDKMKAFGEYMCSKVTEVTAEGRTQELEEELGCLLEDTLKGLKKLTPFLEAVEMLAVTSLSVFEEENPVCQLPEGVSADAVRSVIAAARRACPLLIHFQRDNSEFFQTSLVNMDLLAFQLDKYLRVSQKLYEMLQESSGSIPFHGINYRAENASENDPCPILTNEAIQNMFDHLTELRRIRLDQHFRMTYLSRGSAQQFIDQFSQSFSKMQQFLEALEKEAVQLDRMKMGASIFRILCSVLGFVGGILSVVSVVSIVLLLNVGSCLGIAGAIIGILICCIEIGFNFCHGKKIKKIFENYSKDVKIMLECLEKAASPIIRSTVPDVLNVIATVLKAAKITYSLIKVIDIIADASTLGAEEVASSTVKVVTQEVKAARNITNMAANLTDIRQLAKGTPPARSTCDLVLIIGSNVFCMGMDLYFIYKEIKTLANGDKSDVSKVIRRRASLLKTELDEWEKIHGSLCTGLSSFETSEEVLQRPFYTLHEESS